One window of the Janthinobacterium sp. PAMC25594 genome contains the following:
- the mraY gene encoding phospho-N-acetylmuramoyl-pentapeptide-transferase translates to MLLWLAHYFQDDIGPLRVFNFITFRAVFATLTAILIGLCAGPAVIRMLTRMKVGQAVRTDGPQTHLKKHGTPTMGGVLILIAIGISTLLWADLSNRFIWPVLIVTLGFGAVGWADDYRKVVHQDPEGMRSREKYFWQSLIGIVAAFYLAFSVSVSEPDAGHVWNLIYAWVQSGFAMDLPPKADLIVPFFKTISYPLGVWGFIALTYCVIVGTSNAVNFTDGLDGLAIMPTVMVGTALGLFAYLTGNATYARYLFIPHIPGAGELVIFCGALAGSGLAFLWYNTHPAKVFMGDVGALALGGALGTVAVIVRQEIVLFIMGGIFVVETLSVIIQVVWFKYTKKRYGAGRRVFLMAPLHHHFEQKGWKETQVVVRFWIITMMLVLLGLTTLKLR, encoded by the coding sequence ATGCTGCTCTGGCTCGCTCATTATTTCCAGGACGACATTGGCCCATTGCGGGTCTTTAACTTCATCACTTTCCGCGCCGTCTTCGCCACCTTGACGGCGATTCTGATCGGCCTGTGCGCCGGTCCCGCCGTGATCCGCATGCTCACGCGCATGAAGGTCGGCCAGGCCGTGCGCACGGACGGCCCGCAGACGCACCTGAAAAAACACGGCACGCCCACCATGGGCGGTGTGCTGATCCTGATCGCCATCGGCATTTCCACCCTGCTGTGGGCCGACCTGTCGAACCGCTTCATCTGGCCGGTCCTGATCGTCACCCTGGGCTTTGGCGCCGTCGGCTGGGCCGACGACTACCGCAAGGTGGTGCACCAGGATCCGGAAGGCATGCGCTCGCGTGAAAAATACTTCTGGCAGTCGCTGATCGGCATCGTCGCCGCGTTTTACCTGGCGTTCTCCGTCTCCGTGTCGGAACCGGACGCGGGCCACGTGTGGAATCTGATCTACGCCTGGGTGCAGTCGGGCTTCGCCATGGACCTGCCGCCGAAAGCCGATCTGATCGTGCCCTTCTTTAAAACCATCAGCTATCCGCTGGGCGTGTGGGGCTTCATCGCGCTGACCTATTGCGTCATCGTCGGCACCAGCAACGCCGTCAATTTCACCGATGGCCTCGACGGCCTGGCCATCATGCCGACCGTGATGGTGGGTACGGCCCTGGGCCTGTTCGCCTACCTGACGGGTAACGCCACGTATGCGCGCTACCTGTTCATTCCGCACATTCCAGGCGCCGGCGAACTGGTGATCTTCTGCGGCGCGCTGGCCGGTTCCGGCCTGGCCTTCCTCTGGTATAACACGCACCCCGCGAAAGTGTTCATGGGCGACGTGGGCGCGCTGGCACTGGGCGGCGCGCTGGGCACCGTCGCCGTCATCGTGCGCCAGGAAATCGTCCTGTTCATCATGGGCGGCATCTTCGTCGTCGAAACGCTGTCCGTGATCATCCAGGTCGTCTGGTTCAAGTACACCAAGAAGCGCTATGGCGCTGGCCGCCGCGTTTTCCTGATGGCGCCACTGCATCACCATTTTGAACAAAAAGGCTGGAAAGAGACGCAGGTTGTCGTGCGTTTCTGGATCATCACCATGATGCTGGTGCTGCTCGGCCTGACCACCTTGAAGCTGCGCTGA